One Mercenaria mercenaria strain notata chromosome 12, MADL_Memer_1, whole genome shotgun sequence DNA segment encodes these proteins:
- the LOC123533621 gene encoding vacuolar protein sorting-associated protein 29 gives MLVLVLGDLHIPQRCCGVPAKFRKLLVPGKIQHILCTGNLCTKESFDYLKTLASDVHVVRGDFEENLNYPEQKVVTVGQFRIGMCHGHQVVPWGGMESLAMVQRQLDVDILISGHTHRFEAFEHENKFYINPGSATGAYSALDSDIVPSFVILDIQQSTVVAYVYKLINDDVKVERIEYKKN, from the exons ATG CTGGTTTTAGTGCTTGGAGATCTTCACATTCCACAAAGATGCTGTGGGGTACCAGCAAAGTTCCGAAAATTGTTGGTTCCTGGCAAGATACAGCACATCCTGTGTACTGGAAACTTGTGCACGAAGGAATCATTTGACTATCTCAAAACCCTTGCTAGTGATGTGCATGTTGTAAGAGGTGACTTTGAGGAG AACCTGAATTATCCGGAACAAAAAGTTGTGACCGTAGGTCAGTTCAGGATTGGTATGTGCCATGGACATCAGGTGGTACCATGGGGTGGCATGGAGAGTCTCGCTATGGTTCAACGACAACTTGACGTAGATATACTCATCTCTGGTCACACTCACAGATTTGAAGCATTTGAGcatgaaaacaaattttacataaatccTGGATCAGCCACTGGAGCTTACAGTGCTTTAGACAG TGATATAGTCCCATCATTTGTGATCTTAGATATACAGCAGTCCACAGTTGTGGCTTATGTTTATAAACTGATAAATGATGACGTCAAAGTGGAAAGAATAGAGTACAAGAAAAACTGA